One genomic window of Eptesicus fuscus isolate TK198812 chromosome 6, DD_ASM_mEF_20220401, whole genome shotgun sequence includes the following:
- the SMIM44 gene encoding small integral membrane protein 44, with protein sequence MPGLVDEVRAESGSQAPPLYEEYRPPPLDAIRLPRYVLYLLLAALLVVAVAYAIVGHLIKDLAHDLADWAFGPKPDQEDAPRELRPSLEGEDLEELDLRLALAWRGDEDNGGGGEGAPAVAPARAPHRPSIAFKEPPARSSWRLD encoded by the exons ATGCCGGGGCTGGTGGATGAGGTGAGGGCCGAGAGCGGGAGCCAGGCCCCACCACTGTATGAGGAATACCGCCCGCCCCCGCTGGATGCCATCCGCCTGCCCAGGTATGTGctgtacctgctgctggctgcGCTCCTGGTGGTGGCTGTGGCCTATGCCATCGTTGGGCATCTCATCAAGGACCTCGCCCACGACCTGGCTG ACTGGGCCTTTGGCCCAAAGCCAGACCAGGAGGACGCCCCCCGGGAGCTGCGCCCAAGCCTGGAGGGTGAGGATCTGGAGGAGCTAGACCTGcggctggccctggcctggcgGGGTGATGAGGACAATGgcgggggtggtgagggggcGCCTGCAGTAGCCCCCGCCCGggccccccaccgcccctccATCGCCTTCAAGGAACCACCCGCCCGAAGCTCCTGGAGGCTGGACTGA